One window of Gemmatimonas aurantiaca genomic DNA carries:
- a CDS encoding flavin reductase family protein has translation MIDQDLFRAVLGRFASGVTVVTVRDAAGVPHGMTVSAFSSLSLDPALILVCIGNEAATAPVMANARTFAVNVLRDDQEAVSRRFASPGGHRFDGIGYSDEGDPKLDGVLAWLQCRIVARHPAGDHEIYVGQIEQAGLHEGRPLLYYRGGYATLER, from the coding sequence ATGATCGACCAGGATCTCTTCCGCGCCGTACTCGGACGGTTCGCCAGCGGTGTCACCGTCGTCACCGTGCGTGATGCGGCCGGCGTGCCCCATGGCATGACCGTCAGTGCGTTTTCGTCGCTGAGTCTCGACCCGGCGCTCATTCTCGTCTGCATCGGCAACGAGGCCGCCACCGCCCCGGTGATGGCCAACGCCAGGACCTTCGCCGTGAACGTGCTGCGCGACGATCAGGAGGCCGTATCCCGGCGGTTCGCGAGCCCCGGTGGCCACCGGTTCGACGGCATCGGTTACAGCGACGAAGGGGACCCCAAGCTGGACGGCGTCCTGGCCTGGCTGCAGTGCCGTATCGTTGCCCGGCACCCGGCGGGTGATCATGAAATCTATGTGGGCCAGATCGAGCAGGCCGGCCTGCACGAAGGCCGCCCGCTGCTCTACTACCGTGGAGGGTATGCGACACTCGAACGATGA
- a CDS encoding ABC transporter transmembrane domain-containing protein, translating to MSAGTSGRRGFVSPRPLVRMVPLLRPYTARLAVAFVFLLVAAAAGLVFPGVLRFLLDAAFEQRDRQALDRIALGLLGVFAIQGVANYIQVRLLSSTTERIIATLREHTFAHLIRLSAAFFTERRTGELTSRLSSDLALLQSLLGTWLSELSRQTLFLVGGVLMMVITNPRLALTTLAVVPLVVGAALTFGRALRRASTGVQDRIAEAMGMADEAFGAIRTVQSFTREAEETRRFQHLLQELVQVAVERARTRALFFSVVGFVAFGSVAAVLWQGGVQVLGGQLTAGALVAFLFYALFVAAAVGSLATLFGNFQEAVGAASRVFELLDTEPTVQEPASATPLAQPVRGAIALESVSFRYATDQPDVLHDVSLNVTPGEIVALVGRSGAGKTTIASLVPRFWDVTQGRITLDGCDVRALSLHTLREAIGMVPQESVLFSGTIRENIAYARPTASDAEVLRAARAAHAWEFIERLPEGWNTRVGERGVKLSGGQRQRIAIARVFLKDPAVVILDEATSSLDTESERFVEQALEELLEGRTTLIIAHRLSTVRRADRVVVLDQGRVVETGSHDELLAQADGMYARLYQIGVS from the coding sequence ATGAGCGCTGGCACCTCCGGGCGGCGTGGCTTCGTTTCGCCACGACCACTCGTGCGGATGGTGCCGCTGCTGCGTCCGTACACCGCCCGTCTGGCGGTGGCGTTCGTGTTCCTGCTCGTTGCCGCCGCCGCGGGCCTGGTGTTCCCGGGCGTACTGCGGTTTCTCCTCGATGCGGCCTTCGAGCAGCGTGACCGGCAGGCGCTCGATCGGATCGCGCTCGGGTTGCTCGGAGTCTTCGCGATCCAGGGTGTGGCCAACTACATCCAGGTCCGTCTGCTGTCGTCGACGACCGAACGCATCATCGCGACGTTGCGGGAACACACCTTCGCGCATCTGATCCGGTTGTCGGCGGCGTTTTTCACCGAACGCCGCACGGGTGAACTCACCAGTCGTCTGAGCAGCGATCTGGCACTGTTGCAGTCGCTGCTGGGCACCTGGTTGTCGGAACTGTCGCGCCAGACGTTGTTCCTGGTGGGCGGTGTGCTCATGATGGTGATCACCAACCCGCGTCTGGCGCTCACCACGCTGGCGGTGGTGCCCCTGGTGGTGGGTGCCGCGTTGACGTTCGGACGGGCGCTGCGCCGTGCGAGTACGGGCGTACAGGATCGGATAGCGGAAGCCATGGGCATGGCCGACGAAGCCTTCGGCGCCATCCGCACCGTGCAGAGCTTCACACGGGAAGCGGAAGAGACCCGGCGTTTCCAGCACCTGCTGCAGGAACTCGTGCAGGTGGCGGTGGAACGCGCCCGCACCCGCGCGCTGTTCTTCAGCGTGGTGGGATTCGTGGCGTTCGGCTCGGTGGCCGCCGTGTTGTGGCAGGGTGGTGTACAAGTCCTCGGCGGACAGCTCACGGCGGGCGCGCTGGTGGCGTTTCTCTTCTATGCACTGTTCGTCGCCGCGGCGGTGGGTTCACTGGCCACCCTGTTCGGCAACTTCCAGGAAGCGGTCGGTGCCGCGAGCCGGGTGTTCGAACTGCTCGACACCGAGCCCACGGTGCAGGAACCCGCGTCCGCGACGCCACTGGCACAGCCGGTACGCGGAGCCATCGCACTGGAGTCGGTGTCCTTCCGGTACGCCACCGATCAACCCGATGTGCTGCACGATGTGTCGCTGAACGTGACGCCGGGAGAGATCGTGGCACTGGTGGGACGCTCGGGCGCGGGCAAGACCACCATTGCGTCGCTGGTGCCACGTTTCTGGGATGTCACGCAGGGCCGCATCACACTCGACGGGTGCGATGTGCGCGCGCTGTCTCTGCACACGCTGCGCGAAGCGATCGGCATGGTGCCGCAGGAATCGGTGCTGTTCAGCGGGACGATCCGTGAGAACATCGCCTATGCACGTCCCACGGCGTCCGATGCAGAGGTGCTGCGGGCCGCACGCGCGGCCCATGCATGGGAGTTCATCGAGCGTCTGCCGGAGGGGTGGAATACGCGCGTGGGCGAGCGCGGTGTGAAGCTGTCGGGCGGACAACGCCAGCGTATCGCGATCGCCCGCGTGTTTCTCAAGGATCCGGCCGTGGTGATCCTCGACGAAGCGACGTCGAGTCTCGACACCGAGAGCGAGCGTTTCGTGGAGCAGGCGCTCGAGGAGTTGCTCGAGGGACGCACGACGCTGATCATCGCGCACCGTCTGAGTACCGTGCGCCGCGCCGATCGGGTGGTGGTCCTCGATCAGGGGCGCGTGGTGGAAACCGGCAGCCACGACGAACTGCTGGCACAGGCCGATGGCATGTACGCGAGGTTGTATCAGATCGGGGTGAGCTGA
- a CDS encoding SRPBCC family protein, producing MTSPQTRAGGAQGPPFLLGPPPRDRLVVTIDEQIVRASPAGIFAVAAAVEEWPAHLAHYRHVRFLERRADGGGIVDMSANRPFGLLDWPTWWRSQMAVDRDAPFIRFHHIGGVTTGMDVEWSFTPVEGGTLTRIVHTWNGPHWPLVSSFAAREIIAPVFVHGIASRTLAGLAAVAERHSSRALDR from the coding sequence ATGACGAGCCCACAAACCCGGGCGGGAGGCGCGCAGGGTCCGCCCTTCCTGCTGGGCCCTCCGCCGCGCGACCGGCTCGTCGTCACCATCGATGAGCAGATCGTCCGCGCATCGCCCGCCGGGATATTCGCGGTCGCAGCGGCCGTGGAGGAATGGCCGGCGCATCTCGCGCACTATCGTCATGTGCGCTTCCTCGAACGTCGCGCCGATGGCGGCGGCATCGTCGACATGTCCGCGAACCGTCCGTTCGGTCTGCTCGACTGGCCCACGTGGTGGCGTTCGCAGATGGCGGTCGATCGCGACGCGCCCTTCATCCGTTTCCACCACATCGGCGGAGTGACCACGGGCATGGATGTCGAATGGAGCTTCACCCCCGTGGAAGGCGGCACGCTCACCCGCATCGTGCACACGTGGAACGGTCCGCACTGGCCGCTCGTTTCGTCGTTTGCGGCGCGGGAGATCATCGCCCCCGTCTTCGTGCACGGCATCGCCTCCCGCACTCTCGCCGGTCTCGCGGCGGTGGCGGAACGACATTCCTCCCGTGCCCTGGACCGCTGA
- a CDS encoding FAD-dependent oxidoreductase, with product MARMSDGWQVIVVGGGPAGASAAWHCAQAGLAVCLVDRARFPRAKPCAEYVSPEGSRILDRMGALSPLERGGATYLTGMVVHAPSGGRIHGEFAARHGYRGFRDRGLGIRREFLDALLLDRARAAGVEVLEEARVTQLRHDAHGQVNGVDIATDTGTRALQAPLVIGADGLNSVVARRAGLAHRSRWLRRVAYVAHYRDVRAMSSLGEMHVTDNGYVGLAQVGDGQGHGQGDGDGTAVTNVAVVVPTRFAQQQRATPEAMLEGWLAAHPVLAKRFVDAVRVTPVRAVGPFASHARRAWAPGVLLTGDAADFLDPFTGEGIFAALVGGELLAPIAHDLVHTSDMTARRRIFEAYEHTRNTTFGGKWRLERLIALAVAWPPLLNRAARALSRDRDLADLLIGATGDFVPASAVLSPRMLLRFLSSALP from the coding sequence ATGGCCCGCATGAGCGATGGATGGCAGGTGATCGTCGTGGGCGGAGGACCGGCGGGTGCATCGGCCGCCTGGCATTGCGCACAGGCCGGTCTCGCTGTGTGCCTCGTGGACCGGGCGCGATTTCCGCGCGCCAAACCCTGCGCGGAATACGTGAGTCCCGAAGGCAGCCGCATTCTCGATCGCATGGGCGCGCTCTCCCCTCTCGAGCGAGGCGGCGCGACGTACCTCACCGGCATGGTGGTGCACGCTCCGTCGGGCGGACGTATCCACGGCGAGTTCGCCGCCCGTCACGGCTATCGTGGCTTTCGCGATCGCGGCCTGGGTATCCGTCGGGAATTTCTCGATGCACTGCTGCTCGACCGCGCACGTGCCGCCGGCGTCGAGGTCCTCGAAGAAGCCCGCGTGACGCAGTTGCGGCACGATGCCCATGGCCAGGTGAACGGCGTGGATATTGCAACGGATACCGGCACACGTGCCCTGCAGGCCCCGCTGGTGATCGGTGCCGATGGCCTCAATTCGGTGGTGGCACGCCGGGCCGGACTGGCGCATCGCTCGCGATGGCTGCGTCGGGTAGCCTATGTCGCACACTACCGGGACGTGCGCGCCATGAGCAGTCTCGGTGAGATGCACGTGACCGACAACGGCTACGTCGGTCTGGCGCAGGTGGGTGATGGTCAGGGCCATGGCCAAGGTGATGGCGACGGCACCGCCGTGACCAACGTGGCCGTGGTCGTCCCCACACGTTTCGCGCAGCAGCAGCGCGCAACACCGGAGGCCATGCTCGAAGGATGGCTCGCCGCACATCCGGTGCTCGCCAAGCGATTCGTCGACGCCGTACGGGTCACACCGGTACGGGCGGTGGGGCCGTTTGCGTCACATGCCCGTCGCGCCTGGGCGCCCGGTGTACTGCTCACGGGCGACGCTGCCGATTTTCTCGATCCATTCACGGGCGAAGGCATTTTTGCCGCGCTGGTCGGTGGTGAACTGCTCGCGCCGATCGCGCATGACCTCGTGCACACCTCCGACATGACCGCCCGGCGCCGCATATTCGAAGCCTACGAACACACGCGCAACACCACCTTCGGTGGGAAATGGCGACTGGAACGGCTCATTGCGCTGGCCGTCGCCTGGCCTCCTCTGCTCAATCGTGCGGCACGGGCACTGTCCCGTGATCGTGACCTCGCGGATCTCCTCATCGGCGCCACGGGGGATTTTGTACCTGCCTCCGCCGTACTGTCTCCCCGGATGCTCCTTCGCTTCCTCTCGTCTGCTCTTCCATGA
- a CDS encoding DUF92 domain-containing protein, protein MPHAPSPFSVLIGCGAALAIAFAAWRKGSLSGSGAVAAAIGGALSMLAGLPWGVFLVVWFLYASLLSRAGRDAKAARTGEIIAKGGRRDAWQVLANGGVYFALAAWTVGTALGAPGDPLDPAVLAAAALVAAGADTTATEVGTWWRGASVSVRTWQQVPAGTSGAVSLMGSLAMVAAAVVLAGVAVTAGLISSRALWVVAAAGVVGAVIDTLLGATLQARRICRRCGKATEQRVHRCGGETGLTGGLSWMDNDMVNALCTLAAAGVAALLSVMPG, encoded by the coding sequence ATGCCCCACGCGCCGTCTCCATTTTCCGTCCTGATCGGCTGCGGTGCCGCGCTCGCCATCGCGTTCGCCGCCTGGCGAAAAGGCAGTCTTTCGGGCTCCGGTGCCGTGGCGGCCGCCATCGGCGGCGCGTTGTCGATGCTCGCCGGCCTGCCGTGGGGTGTCTTTCTGGTGGTGTGGTTCCTGTATGCGTCGTTGCTCTCACGCGCCGGGCGCGACGCCAAAGCCGCCCGCACCGGTGAGATCATTGCCAAGGGCGGACGGCGGGACGCCTGGCAGGTGCTGGCCAACGGTGGGGTGTATTTTGCCCTCGCCGCCTGGACGGTGGGCACCGCGCTCGGCGCACCGGGGGACCCGCTCGATCCGGCCGTGCTGGCAGCGGCCGCGCTGGTGGCCGCCGGTGCCGACACCACGGCCACCGAGGTGGGCACCTGGTGGCGTGGCGCCTCCGTTTCCGTCCGCACCTGGCAGCAGGTGCCCGCCGGCACCTCCGGCGCGGTGAGCCTCATGGGTTCCCTGGCCATGGTGGCGGCCGCGGTGGTCCTGGCCGGCGTAGCGGTGACGGCCGGACTCATCTCCTCGCGAGCGCTCTGGGTGGTTGCCGCGGCCGGTGTGGTGGGAGCCGTGATCGACACACTGCTCGGCGCCACCCTGCAGGCGCGCCGGATCTGCCGGCGCTGCGGCAAAGCCACCGAACAACGTGTGCATCGATGTGGAGGCGAGACGGGCCTGACCGGTGGTCTCTCCTGGATGGACAACGACATGGTCAACGCGCTCTGCACGCTGGCGGCGGCAGGGGTGGCCGCACTGCTGTCCGTCATGCCGGGGTAG
- a CDS encoding methyltransferase domain-containing protein, which translates to MLTPARRRGEELLDDPAADGHLALRSLRDVALANRFFGGRRAVLLALAPILREWRGAPAPPSGPRSPATPLTILDLGTGLADIPAAAVRLARRQGIDASAIGVERTWLLARTAAGRCGNAVTGDALHLPLADASVDIVTCSQVLHHFDGEQAERLLRECTRVARRAVIVADLRRNWLAVAGLWAGSFLLRFHPVSRHDGMLSVLRGYTDGELRALVHHATGCVPQIRRSLGFRLSATWHPPSSKA; encoded by the coding sequence ATGCTGACCCCGGCCCGTCGTCGCGGAGAGGAACTCCTCGACGATCCTGCCGCGGACGGCCATCTCGCGCTGCGTTCGTTGCGGGATGTGGCGCTCGCCAACCGGTTCTTCGGCGGGCGACGGGCCGTTCTCCTCGCCCTCGCCCCGATCCTGCGTGAATGGCGCGGCGCTCCCGCACCGCCTTCGGGGCCGCGCTCACCGGCCACACCATTGACCATTCTCGATCTCGGCACCGGGCTCGCTGACATTCCGGCCGCCGCCGTGCGTCTGGCCCGTCGCCAGGGAATCGACGCCTCCGCCATCGGTGTCGAGCGGACATGGCTGCTGGCCAGAACCGCCGCCGGACGGTGCGGGAATGCCGTGACCGGCGATGCCCTGCACCTGCCCCTCGCCGATGCCAGCGTGGATATCGTCACCTGCTCCCAGGTCCTGCATCACTTCGACGGTGAACAGGCCGAACGCCTCCTGCGCGAGTGCACCCGCGTGGCCCGACGCGCCGTGATCGTGGCCGATCTCCGCCGCAACTGGCTGGCAGTGGCCGGACTGTGGGCCGGCTCGTTCCTGCTGAGGTTTCATCCTGTCAGTCGTCACGACGGGATGCTTTCCGTCCTGCGCGGGTACACAGACGGGGAACTGCGCGCGCTCGTGCATCACGCCACGGGGTGCGTTCCACAGATCCGTCGCTCCCTGGGTTTCCGTCTCTCCGCCACCTGGCATCCGCCCTCCAGCAAGGCCTGA
- a CDS encoding M24 family metallopeptidase, with product MLTPELLPRLQQLLADANLDGWLLYDFRGTNAIAQGLLGFEGMVTRRIFAFIPRKGTPVGIAHAIEPNPWARWPRAWPLHTYSGWRALEAEVRMLVAGKRVAMEYSPGDAIPYLDRVPAGVLELVRASGAAVVSSGELVSEIYATWTPAQRASHERAAEHIATIARETIAYAGAMVAAGTPAAEHELQARILDAFARVGLETDHGPDVAASENAANPHYAPSADTPRLVVQGDVLLVDLWAREIGGGVYADQTWMASLGAPSDRVVTVWEAVRDARDAALALLQERIASGTPVRGGEADDAARAVIEARGFGPHFWHRTGHSIDARELHGSGPQIDNLESRDDRLLIPGVGFSIEPGVYLPGELGVRSEVNAFVGEEALLITPTTPQRDLFIV from the coding sequence ATGCTGACTCCCGAACTGCTGCCGCGTCTCCAGCAATTGCTGGCCGACGCGAATCTCGATGGTTGGCTGCTCTACGATTTCCGCGGCACCAACGCGATCGCGCAGGGTCTGCTGGGGTTCGAAGGCATGGTGACGCGTCGCATCTTCGCGTTCATCCCGCGGAAGGGCACGCCGGTGGGCATCGCGCACGCCATCGAGCCGAATCCGTGGGCCCGGTGGCCCAGGGCGTGGCCCCTGCACACCTACAGCGGCTGGCGCGCGCTCGAAGCGGAAGTGCGGATGCTGGTGGCGGGGAAGCGGGTGGCGATGGAGTACTCGCCCGGTGATGCGATTCCGTATCTCGATCGCGTTCCCGCGGGTGTGCTCGAACTCGTGCGGGCGAGTGGCGCCGCGGTGGTGAGCTCCGGCGAGCTCGTGTCGGAGATCTACGCCACGTGGACGCCGGCACAACGGGCGTCGCACGAACGGGCCGCCGAACACATCGCGACGATTGCCCGCGAGACCATCGCGTATGCCGGCGCGATGGTGGCGGCCGGCACGCCCGCGGCCGAGCATGAACTGCAGGCGCGCATTCTCGACGCGTTTGCACGCGTCGGTCTGGAAACGGATCATGGCCCCGACGTGGCGGCTTCGGAGAATGCGGCCAATCCGCACTATGCGCCGTCGGCCGACACGCCCCGTCTGGTGGTGCAGGGCGATGTGTTGCTGGTGGACCTGTGGGCCCGCGAGATCGGTGGCGGGGTGTACGCCGACCAGACGTGGATGGCATCGCTGGGCGCGCCCTCGGATCGTGTGGTGACGGTGTGGGAGGCGGTACGTGACGCCCGCGACGCCGCACTCGCATTGCTGCAGGAGCGGATTGCCTCGGGGACGCCGGTGCGGGGCGGCGAAGCGGATGACGCCGCGCGCGCGGTGATCGAAGCGCGGGGCTTCGGACCGCACTTCTGGCATCGCACGGGGCACAGCATCGACGCCCGCGAACTGCATGGCTCCGGTCCGCAGATCGACAATCTCGAATCACGTGACGATCGGTTGCTCATTCCCGGTGTCGGATTCTCCATCGAGCCCGGTGTGTACCTCCCCGGCGAACTCGGTGTGCGCAGTGAAGTGAATGCCTTCGTTGGTGAGGAGGCGTTGCTCATCACCCCGACCACGCCACAGCGCGACCTGTTCATCGTCTGA
- a CDS encoding COX15/CtaA family protein: MSSPSAAPSLAPASVRNAAWVAFAVSLVHIIFGAIVRITGSGMGCGDNWPKCYGHWIPPFDRIDLIIEVTHRYLALALLLSIAALAFTAWRHRSVPAVGAHGGVWKAAQLSIVLWIAPAVFGAITVFAGNPAWATVVHKLLAASLLAVLAVAVIRAGGLGGDSIRFARGTTKAVGGATAAAALALVVVLLGGLTAKLPGAAVACAGFPLCGEGSLGGGAQHVQLTHRILAYLLVLHLISLPMIFRKRGEPRAVITAAWFALTFGVLQIVWAGWMVTGGFPTVVRSLHQATGMLIWASAFVMAYLARIAAGRSVIASAPRSP; encoded by the coding sequence ATGTCCTCGCCTTCCGCCGCGCCCTCGCTGGCACCGGCTTCCGTTCGCAACGCGGCCTGGGTCGCGTTCGCCGTCTCCCTCGTCCACATCATCTTCGGCGCCATCGTCCGCATCACCGGATCGGGCATGGGATGTGGCGACAACTGGCCGAAGTGTTACGGGCACTGGATTCCGCCCTTCGACCGCATCGATCTCATCATCGAGGTCACGCACCGCTATCTCGCGCTCGCCCTGCTGCTGAGCATCGCGGCCCTGGCGTTCACGGCGTGGCGCCATCGGTCGGTGCCGGCTGTGGGCGCGCATGGCGGCGTCTGGAAGGCGGCGCAATTGTCGATCGTCCTCTGGATCGCACCGGCCGTGTTCGGAGCGATCACGGTCTTTGCCGGCAATCCGGCCTGGGCCACGGTGGTGCACAAGTTGCTCGCCGCGTCGCTGCTGGCCGTGCTGGCGGTGGCGGTGATCCGTGCGGGGGGCCTGGGTGGAGACAGCATCCGCTTCGCCAGGGGCACGACGAAGGCGGTCGGCGGCGCGACCGCGGCCGCCGCGCTGGCGCTGGTGGTCGTGCTGCTCGGTGGACTGACCGCCAAGTTGCCCGGCGCCGCAGTGGCGTGCGCGGGGTTCCCGTTGTGCGGTGAAGGATCACTGGGCGGCGGCGCCCAGCATGTGCAGCTCACGCACCGCATTCTCGCCTACCTGCTGGTGCTGCATCTCATCTCGCTGCCCATGATCTTCCGCAAACGTGGCGAGCCGCGCGCGGTGATCACGGCCGCGTGGTTCGCCCTGACGTTCGGGGTGCTGCAGATCGTCTGGGCAGGCTGGATGGTCACCGGTGGATTCCCCACGGTGGTGCGCTCGCTGCACCAGGCCACGGGCATGCTCATCTGGGCGTCGGCGTTCGTCATGGCCTATCTCGCGCGCATCGCGGCCGGCCGTTCGGTGATCGCCTCGGCACCACGTTCCCCGTGA
- a CDS encoding heme o synthase: protein MTADAEQTPLSRDLVSLTKPRIISLLLVTTAAPMYAAGSPSWLTVLLVMIGGYLMAGGANAVNMYLDRDIDDVMARTRLRPIPSGRMAPIQVLAFGVACATFATWMLAYFVNVLTGMLALAGFYFYVFIYTRWLKRSSPQNIVIGGAAGAFPPLVGWAAVTGTLDVTALLLFLIVFYWTPPHFWALALLKQVDYGRARVPMAPLVWGERETMHQMVWYTVILLALTLLPALYGAFGLLYLLSAVVLGALLMGGVLRVLSAARRGAPWTGPAWWVYKYSLLYLALLFLAMAVDRAITR, encoded by the coding sequence ATGACCGCGGACGCCGAGCAGACGCCACTGTCGCGCGATCTGGTGAGCCTCACCAAACCGCGCATCATTTCGCTGTTGCTGGTCACCACGGCCGCCCCGATGTATGCGGCAGGGTCCCCCTCGTGGCTGACCGTGCTGCTCGTCATGATCGGCGGCTATCTGATGGCCGGCGGCGCGAACGCGGTCAACATGTATCTCGATCGGGACATCGACGACGTGATGGCCCGCACGCGTCTGCGTCCCATTCCGAGTGGACGCATGGCGCCCATTCAGGTGCTCGCGTTCGGCGTGGCCTGCGCCACGTTCGCCACCTGGATGCTGGCGTATTTCGTGAATGTGCTCACGGGCATGCTGGCGCTGGCGGGCTTCTATTTCTACGTCTTCATCTACACACGATGGCTCAAGCGGTCGTCGCCGCAGAACATCGTGATCGGTGGCGCCGCCGGTGCGTTTCCGCCACTGGTGGGATGGGCGGCCGTGACCGGCACGCTCGATGTGACGGCACTGCTGCTGTTCCTCATCGTGTTCTACTGGACGCCCCCGCACTTCTGGGCGCTCGCGCTGCTCAAGCAGGTGGACTACGGTCGCGCGCGCGTACCGATGGCGCCGCTCGTGTGGGGCGAACGCGAGACCATGCATCAGATGGTGTGGTACACGGTCATCCTGCTCGCGCTCACACTGCTGCCGGCGCTCTATGGGGCGTTCGGTCTGCTGTATCTGCTGTCGGCGGTGGTGCTGGGCGCACTGCTGATGGGCGGCGTGCTGCGGGTGTTGTCGGCCGCCCGTCGTGGCGCCCCGTGGACGGGGCCGGCGTGGTGGGTATACAAGTACTCCCTGCTCTATCTCGCGCTGCTGTTCCTGGCCATGGCGGTCGACCGGGCCATCACGCGATGA
- a CDS encoding amino acid permease — MATSSPRSNASADSGASPASASPAELPRQLGLWSAIAVLVGTTIGSGIFRSPAGIADKLPGPLPLLAVWATGGLFALCGALTLAELAGALPRTGGYFVYIREAWGRLPAFLYGWSELTLIRAAALGGISLTFGEYFIRALGYDPSAAPYDNYAHYLAAGALALMATINVVGLRWGSLVQNLTTIAKYGGLVIIVLLAFIVGLPKTGGHFTPAVPPGSFSVSAFGLALVSVLWAFDGWGDLSKVAGEVSDPRRTLPKAIVLGTLSIIVIYLLANIAYLSVLSVDEIRGARLVAADVALRLVGPIGVTLVSFTVLLSTFGSVNGSLLTGPRIFFALADDGLFFRQVAAVHPRFKTPYVAIIMTGTLGVAFVLLRSFEQLADIFVTASLVFYVLSIGAVFKLRRRPDWNPPVRTPLYPFVPALFCLATLFLLGNALMDPAQRWGTLGVFGVILLGVPVYFLTVGKPVKGVR; from the coding sequence ATGGCCACCTCCTCTCCCCGCTCCAACGCCTCGGCGGACTCCGGCGCCTCGCCGGCATCCGCGTCGCCCGCCGAACTCCCCCGCCAGCTTGGCCTGTGGAGTGCGATCGCCGTGCTCGTCGGCACCACGATCGGCTCCGGGATCTTCCGCTCTCCGGCCGGCATCGCGGACAAGTTGCCCGGCCCCCTGCCGCTGCTCGCCGTGTGGGCCACCGGCGGTCTGTTTGCGCTCTGCGGTGCCCTGACGCTGGCCGAACTGGCCGGGGCCCTCCCGCGCACCGGCGGCTACTTCGTGTACATCCGCGAAGCCTGGGGACGCCTGCCCGCGTTTCTCTACGGCTGGTCCGAGCTCACGCTCATCCGCGCCGCGGCACTGGGGGGCATCTCGCTCACGTTCGGGGAGTATTTCATCCGGGCCCTGGGCTACGACCCCTCGGCTGCCCCGTACGACAACTACGCGCACTATCTGGCCGCCGGCGCGCTGGCGCTCATGGCGACGATCAATGTGGTCGGCCTGCGGTGGGGCTCCCTGGTGCAGAATCTCACCACCATCGCCAAGTACGGCGGGCTGGTGATCATCGTGCTGCTGGCATTCATCGTCGGGTTGCCGAAGACCGGTGGCCATTTCACGCCGGCCGTGCCACCGGGGAGCTTCTCGGTGTCGGCGTTCGGACTGGCCCTCGTTTCGGTGTTGTGGGCCTTCGACGGCTGGGGCGATCTGTCGAAGGTCGCCGGCGAGGTGTCCGACCCCCGGCGTACACTGCCCAAAGCCATCGTGCTCGGCACCCTCAGCATCATTGTGATCTACCTGCTGGCCAACATCGCCTATCTGTCGGTGCTGTCGGTGGACGAGATCCGCGGGGCGCGTCTGGTGGCGGCCGACGTGGCGCTCCGGCTGGTGGGGCCGATCGGGGTGACCTTGGTGTCGTTCACGGTGCTGCTGTCGACCTTCGGATCGGTGAACGGATCGCTGCTCACCGGTCCGCGCATCTTTTTTGCGTTGGCCGATGATGGGCTCTTTTTCCGGCAAGTGGCAGCCGTGCACCCCCGGTTCAAGACGCCCTACGTGGCCATCATCATGACCGGCACGCTGGGGGTGGCCTTCGTGCTGCTCCGGTCGTTCGAGCAGCTGGCGGACATTTTTGTGACGGCGTCGCTCGTGTTCTACGTGCTGAGCATCGGTGCGGTCTTCAAGTTGCGGCGCCGTCCCGACTGGAATCCGCCGGTGCGGACGCCATTGTATCCGTTCGTGCCGGCGTTGTTCTGTCTGGCCACGCTGTTCCTGCTGGGTAACGCTCTCATGGATCCCGCACAGCGATGGGGGACTTTGGGCGTATTCGGCGTCATTCTGCTGGGTGTCCCGGTGTACTTTCTGACCGTCGGAAAACCGGTGAAGGGCGTGCGGTGA